The proteins below come from a single Oscillospiraceae bacterium genomic window:
- a CDS encoding RNA polymerase sigma factor, producing MTEHELDTLLRDYGGAVRAVCRAILPGHPQDAEEAEADTFYKLWRSAKLPADEAHRRRLVVLTARQCAIDRYRALLRRGETLPLDDRDDAELAVALESHLESRELMAQIMALPPPDGELFLRRYLYGETAAQLGARFAMPAATVRTRLHRSRLALQKLLKEG from the coding sequence ATGACAGAACACGAGCTGGACACACTGTTGCGGGACTACGGCGGCGCGGTACGGGCGGTGTGTCGGGCCATTTTGCCGGGCCACCCGCAGGACGCCGAGGAAGCCGAGGCCGACACATTTTACAAGCTGTGGCGCAGCGCAAAGCTGCCTGCCGACGAAGCGCACCGGCGGCGGCTTGTGGTATTGACGGCGCGGCAGTGCGCCATCGACCGCTACCGCGCCCTGCTGCGCCGGGGCGAGACGCTGCCGCTGGACGACCGCGATGACGCCGAGCTGGCTGTAGCGCTGGAAAGCCATCTTGAAAGCCGCGAACTGATGGCGCAGATCATGGCGCTGCCGCCGCCGGACGGTGAGCTGTTTCTGCGGCGCTACTTATACGGCGAGACGGCGGCCCAGCTGGGTGCGCGGTTTGCCATGCCCGCCGCCACGGTGCGCACCCGGCTGCACCGCTCACGGCTGGCACTGCAAAAGCTATTGAAGGAGGGCTGA
- a CDS encoding ribonuclease Z, with product MLKVTLLGTGSTQPLPDRALAAAAVTVAGRSVLLDCGEGTQVGLRRYGVSAYRLSAVLLTHYHGDHILGLPGLLQTLGSLNRTEPLTVYGPAGLDAVARPVMALAGAQPYPVLWREADAPFAVDALKITPFPLEHRVPCCGYALELPRAGRFDPARARAAGIPVAYWKTLQKGAAAGGFTPEQVLGPPRRGLKVVYATDTRPCAALEAAARDADLLCMDATYADDADLPKARLYGHTTCREAGALAAAAAVRRLWLTHYSAAVTDTAPGLAAARTAYPLALAGYDGMAQELEFDKE from the coding sequence ATGCTGAAGGTAACGCTTTTGGGTACGGGCAGCACGCAGCCGCTGCCCGACCGCGCGCTGGCGGCTGCCGCTGTGACGGTGGCCGGGCGCAGCGTTCTGCTCGACTGCGGCGAGGGCACGCAGGTCGGGCTGCGGCGGTACGGCGTCAGCGCGTACCGGCTTTCGGCCGTGCTGCTGACCCACTACCACGGGGACCACATTCTGGGTCTGCCCGGGCTTTTGCAGACGCTGGGCAGCCTGAACCGCACCGAGCCGCTGACCGTCTACGGCCCTGCGGGGCTGGATGCAGTCGCGCGGCCCGTCATGGCGCTGGCAGGTGCGCAGCCCTATCCCGTCCTCTGGCGGGAGGCGGACGCGCCGTTTGCCGTAGATGCGCTGAAAATCACGCCGTTCCCGCTGGAACACCGCGTGCCCTGCTGCGGCTACGCGCTTGAACTGCCCCGCGCAGGCCGGTTTGACCCCGCGCGGGCGCGGGCGGCGGGCATCCCGGTGGCGTATTGGAAAACGCTGCAAAAGGGTGCGGCGGCCGGCGGCTTCACGCCGGAGCAGGTGCTTGGCCCGCCGCGCCGGGGCCTCAAGGTCGTCTATGCGACTGACACCCGCCCCTGCGCCGCGCTGGAAGCCGCCGCCCGGGACGCCGACCTGCTTTGCATGGATGCGACCTACGCCGATGACGCCGACCTGCCCAAGGCCCGGCTCTACGGCCACACGACCTGCCGCGAGGCGGGCGCGCTGGCCGCCGCCGCCGCGGTGCGCCGTCTCTGGCTGACCCACTACAGCGCCGCCGTGACCGACACCGCCCCCGGGCTGGCTGCGGCCCGCACGGCTTACCCTTTAGCGCTGGCCGGGTATGACGGCATGGCGCAGGAACTGGAATTTGACAAAGAATGA
- a CDS encoding NusG domain II-containing protein, which yields MTNKRKNIIFIAAVLAAAAVLWLVCRTGGSGHTAVLRYGTPQTEQRIDLRRDADYDIDTGRYTIHLHVENGGIAFVDSPCPDHLCEGFGVLKNEGDWAACMPAKASVTIE from the coding sequence ATGACGAACAAACGCAAAAATATCATCTTCATTGCGGCGGTTCTGGCCGCGGCGGCGGTGCTTTGGCTGGTATGCCGCACCGGCGGCAGCGGGCATACGGCGGTGCTGCGCTACGGCACGCCGCAGACGGAGCAGCGCATCGACCTGCGCAGGGACGCCGACTATGACATCGACACCGGCCGGTACACGATCCACCTGCATGTGGAAAACGGCGGCATTGCCTTTGTGGACAGCCCCTGCCCCGACCACCTGTGCGAGGGGTTCGGCGTGCTGAAAAACGAGGGCGACTGGGCCGCCTGTATGCCGGCGAAGGCGAGCGTTACCATTGAATAA
- a CDS encoding GNAT family N-acetyltransferase — protein MNPTFKQVTKTRYVQLVSELAQEIFVQHYTKLTPKVAAALADKYQSDILTDDEIHSGVINYFLVYLGTEPVGYFALDLGPAGAMCLSRLFLKEKARGKGIGRSAVAYAQKLAEGDGRSRLYLKVWARDLKAEGFAKKCRFRKAETAPMEVLPGVTLDITTWEKLWR, from the coding sequence ATGAACCCGACATTCAAACAAGTTACCAAGACCCGTTATGTGCAGCTGGTTTCGGAGCTGGCACAGGAAATTTTTGTGCAGCACTACACCAAGCTGACGCCCAAGGTCGCCGCCGCGCTGGCCGATAAGTACCAGAGCGACATCCTGACCGATGACGAGATCCACAGCGGCGTTATCAACTATTTCCTCGTCTATCTCGGCACCGAGCCGGTGGGTTATTTTGCACTCGACCTCGGCCCGGCGGGCGCCATGTGCCTGAGCCGCCTGTTTTTGAAGGAGAAGGCCCGCGGCAAGGGCATCGGCCGCAGCGCTGTGGCCTACGCCCAGAAGCTGGCCGAGGGGGATGGCCGCAGCCGCCTTTACCTGAAGGTGTGGGCGCGCGACCTCAAGGCCGAGGGCTTTGCGAAAAAATGCCGCTTCCGCAAGGCAGAGACCGCCCCGATGGAGGTCCTGCCCGGCGTGACGCTGGATATTACCACATGGGAGAAGCTGTGGCGGTAA
- a CDS encoding exonuclease SbcCD subunit D, which yields MKLLHLADLHLGKRVNGFDMLEDQRFILEQILTLCDKHGVEAVVLAGDIYDTPVPPAAACTLLDWFLTQLSLRHVPVLAVSGNHDSAERLDFASGLLAEQGVYIAGRFHGMPKQVVLHDRYGPLEFTLLPFVRAATVRHYLPEAEISDYDSAVGAALAVCEPAAPRRVLVAHQMVVSGVCPPQLAGSETAPLTVGTVDSIDAARFAGFCYAALGHIHRAQRVGIDAVRYAGSPLCYHLDECGMQKSVTLVRIGKRGVEKIEQLPLTPRRAMRHLTGPLAKLVAHPTDTEDYIWATLTDPTPLPDAMAQLRAAYPNAMRLDYQPKGTAALPADMTQAVKGKPFAELFQDFFTKMNGRALTTEEVLAVKKLREEASKSE from the coding sequence ATGAAACTTCTGCACTTGGCTGACCTGCACCTTGGCAAACGGGTCAACGGGTTTGATATGCTGGAGGATCAGCGCTTTATTCTGGAGCAGATCCTGACCCTCTGCGATAAGCACGGCGTCGAGGCCGTGGTGCTGGCGGGCGACATCTACGACACCCCCGTCCCCCCGGCTGCGGCCTGCACGCTGCTCGACTGGTTTTTGACACAGCTTTCGCTGCGGCATGTACCGGTGCTGGCCGTGTCCGGCAACCACGACAGCGCCGAGCGCCTTGATTTCGCCAGCGGCCTGCTGGCAGAGCAGGGCGTTTACATCGCCGGGCGGTTCCACGGCATGCCCAAGCAGGTCGTGCTGCATGACCGCTACGGCCCCCTTGAATTTACCCTGCTGCCCTTTGTGCGGGCGGCCACCGTGCGCCACTATCTGCCCGAGGCCGAGATCTCCGACTATGATTCTGCCGTGGGCGCGGCGCTCGCCGTCTGTGAGCCTGCCGCCCCCCGCCGTGTGCTGGTGGCCCACCAGATGGTGGTCTCCGGCGTATGCCCGCCCCAGCTTGCCGGCAGTGAGACGGCCCCCCTGACGGTCGGCACGGTGGATTCTATTGATGCAGCGCGGTTTGCAGGCTTCTGCTATGCGGCGCTCGGGCATATCCACCGCGCGCAGCGGGTCGGCATTGACGCCGTGCGGTACGCCGGCTCGCCGCTGTGCTACCATCTGGACGAGTGCGGTATGCAGAAATCCGTCACCCTTGTGCGGATCGGCAAGCGCGGTGTCGAAAAGATCGAGCAGCTGCCGCTGACGCCCCGCCGCGCCATGCGCCACCTGACCGGCCCGCTGGCCAAGCTGGTCGCGCACCCCACCGACACCGAGGATTATATCTGGGCGACCCTGACCGACCCGACCCCGCTGCCCGATGCGATGGCCCAGCTGCGCGCGGCCTACCCCAACGCGATGCGGCTCGACTACCAGCCCAAGGGCACGGCGGCGCTGCCGGCCGATATGACCCAGGCCGTCAAGGGCAAGCCCTTTGCCGAGCTGTTTCAGGACTTTTTCACCAAGATGAACGGCCGTGCCCTGACGACCGAGGAAGTGCTGGCCGTGAAAAAACTGCGCGAGGAGGCGTCAAAAAGCGAATGA
- a CDS encoding SMC family ATPase, translating into MKPRKLILNAFGPYAGRTELDFAAFGGNGLFLIGGDTGAGKTALFDAITFALYGETSGENRKTTMLRSDFAAPEAETSVELTFTHRGRSYTVRRWPDQQRAAKRGSGMVKVPAKAELIREPDEPVSGASAVTDAVVKLLGIDARQFAQVSMLAQNDFTRLLNAPSAERAAILRRVFDTADHQRLGQAAVDYARRAEEECKRLDDVLLMHVGALLGEGADEQTAAELTEMQDDRDPFAAGAAAELGKLLLEADEANEKRQTAVMKELDEKIARGDAGLKIAEERAARRRQLAGLIAEEQRAADVEHQTDIIMADLEKRTASLKESIAKNEADRAALSQAEADLLKTDHRIELAEGLSADCRQLLSQLQDADKARQDAADRQTAYVAAQAALDKAEEEYSTLQRQLNANRAGLLARDLEKGKPCPVCGSTRHPKIAALPKDHITEKQLEEREKELTAQRRTTAAASRTAGDAAAHAHELRAALQRDADGFFARRGDRYTGKPAAELTPDELKAALTAQQESLAEGLRGLQADHLKLKQKTDRAKSLAKQADILTRQLAELDKQQFAATRRAANAKAGHAAATARVQQMQETMPKRDNPDALERLQEALARLRSDRAAAMDARDAAVHRLHTNRAALDALHKAMRESAAAREKRAMWDNLSKTINGNLTGKIKLPFEQYVQAFYFDGVVEAANLRFTRMTDGQYRLLRRRSEAVSGKTALDLDVFDAYTGKTRPVGSLSGGESFMAALSLALGISDTIQQNAGGVVIETLFIDEGFGSLDADSLEKAVDTLAGLAGGDKLIGVISHVEALQDRLTRQIRVTKTRAGSKAEIEIS; encoded by the coding sequence ATGAAACCCCGGAAGTTGATCTTGAACGCCTTCGGCCCCTACGCCGGCCGCACAGAGCTGGATTTTGCGGCGTTCGGCGGCAACGGCCTGTTTTTGATCGGCGGCGATACCGGCGCGGGCAAGACCGCCCTGTTTGACGCCATCACCTTTGCGCTCTACGGCGAGACCTCGGGCGAAAATAGAAAAACAACGATGCTGCGCAGCGATTTTGCTGCACCGGAGGCCGAGACCTCGGTGGAGTTGACCTTTACCCATCGGGGGCGCAGCTACACGGTGCGCCGCTGGCCCGACCAGCAGCGCGCGGCCAAGCGGGGCAGCGGCATGGTCAAGGTGCCCGCCAAGGCCGAGCTCATCCGCGAGCCGGACGAGCCGGTCAGCGGTGCCTCCGCTGTGACGGACGCCGTTGTCAAGCTGCTGGGCATTGACGCCAGGCAGTTTGCGCAGGTGTCGATGCTGGCGCAGAACGATTTCACCCGGCTGCTGAACGCCCCCTCCGCCGAGCGGGCCGCCATCCTGCGCCGCGTTTTTGACACGGCCGACCACCAGCGCCTTGGACAGGCCGCCGTGGACTACGCCCGCCGCGCCGAGGAAGAATGTAAGCGGCTGGATGATGTACTTTTGATGCATGTAGGCGCCCTGCTGGGGGAGGGCGCCGATGAGCAGACCGCCGCCGAGCTAACCGAAATGCAGGACGACCGCGACCCCTTTGCCGCAGGCGCTGCCGCAGAGCTTGGCAAGCTGCTGCTTGAGGCCGATGAGGCGAACGAGAAGCGCCAGACCGCCGTCATGAAGGAGCTGGACGAGAAGATCGCCCGCGGTGACGCAGGCCTTAAAATTGCCGAGGAGCGCGCCGCCCGCCGCCGCCAGCTGGCCGGCCTCATCGCCGAGGAGCAGCGCGCCGCCGATGTCGAGCACCAGACCGACATCATCATGGCCGACCTTGAAAAGCGGACGGCGAGCCTCAAGGAGAGCATTGCCAAAAACGAGGCCGACCGCGCCGCGCTGAGCCAGGCTGAGGCCGACCTGCTGAAAACCGACCACCGCATTGAGCTGGCGGAGGGGCTTTCTGCCGACTGCAGGCAGCTTTTAAGCCAGCTGCAGGACGCTGACAAGGCCCGGCAGGACGCCGCAGACCGCCAGACCGCCTATGTGGCGGCGCAGGCCGCGCTGGACAAGGCCGAGGAAGAGTACAGCACGCTGCAGCGCCAGCTTAACGCCAACCGCGCCGGCCTGCTGGCCCGCGATCTGGAAAAGGGCAAGCCCTGCCCGGTCTGCGGCTCGACCCGCCACCCCAAGATCGCGGCCCTGCCCAAGGACCACATCACCGAAAAGCAGTTGGAGGAGCGCGAGAAGGAGCTGACGGCCCAGCGCCGCACAACGGCCGCCGCCAGCCGCACTGCCGGTGACGCCGCTGCCCACGCGCATGAGCTGCGCGCGGCATTGCAGCGCGACGCAGATGGATTTTTCGCCCGCCGCGGGGACCGCTATACGGGCAAGCCCGCCGCCGAGCTGACACCGGACGAGCTGAAAGCTGCCCTGACTGCCCAGCAGGAGAGCTTGGCCGAGGGGCTGCGCGGCCTGCAGGCCGACCACCTGAAGCTGAAGCAAAAGACCGACCGCGCCAAGAGCCTTGCCAAGCAGGCAGACATCCTGACCCGCCAGTTGGCTGAACTGGACAAGCAGCAGTTTGCCGCCACCCGCCGCGCTGCCAACGCCAAGGCAGGCCACGCCGCTGCCACGGCCCGCGTGCAGCAGATGCAGGAGACGATGCCCAAGCGGGATAACCCCGATGCGCTGGAGCGCCTGCAGGAGGCACTGGCCCGGCTGCGCAGCGACCGCGCCGCCGCTATGGATGCCCGCGATGCGGCGGTCCACCGGCTGCACACCAACCGCGCCGCGCTGGATGCCCTGCACAAGGCCATGCGGGAGAGCGCCGCCGCCCGGGAAAAGCGGGCCATGTGGGACAACCTCTCCAAAACGATCAACGGCAACCTGACCGGAAAAATCAAGCTTCCGTTTGAACAGTACGTACAGGCGTTCTATTTTGACGGCGTGGTCGAGGCTGCCAACCTGCGCTTCACCCGCATGACGGACGGGCAGTACCGCCTGCTGCGCCGCCGGAGCGAGGCCGTCAGCGGCAAGACCGCGCTGGATCTCGATGTTTTTGACGCCTACACCGGCAAGACCCGCCCGGTGGGCAGTCTGTCGGGCGGCGAGAGCTTTATGGCCGCCCTGAGCCTTGCGCTGGGCATCAGCGATACGATCCAGCAGAACGCGGGCGGCGTGGTCATCGAAACGCTGTTTATTGACGAGGGCTTCGGCTCGCTTGACGCCGACAGCCTTGAAAAGGCCGTTGATACGCTGGCCGGGCTGGCCGGGGGCGATAAGCTCATCGGCGTCATCTCCCATGTCGAGGCCCTGCAGGACCGCCTGACCCGCCAGATCCGCGTGACCAAGACACGGGCGGGCAGTAAGGCTGAAATTGAGATTTCGTAA
- a CDS encoding PLP-dependent transferase has protein sequence MTKSTLQQQLEDLSAARYPLHMPGHKRRTLPAPGLGCAAWDMTEIDGADDLHDADGILAAAMQRTAALYGSRRCWYLVGGSTVGLLAGIRALAPFGSEVIVARNCHKAVYHALELGQLTAHYLTPPVDAAFGIYGSVPPAAVAAALDAHPQARCVILTSPTYEGVVSDIASIARLCHAHGVPLLVDEAHGAHYLPFAAQYGWQGGAVAAGADLVVQSAHKTLPSLTQTAFLQLNGSLADPAEVERQLDVFETSSPSYPLLVSLDGCTGWLAQQGDTAFAAWRARLDRFDAAAKKLQNTRILCCGADAPHPDFFAHDAGKLLLQIGAAGAAYLRENGFEPEMVCGPNVLAMTSPCDAEDALDRLADVLAAWDKTAAPPAAAPHILPAPGAVRCTIGAALLRPSRIVPMQSAVGQTAAEYLWAYPPGVPLIAPGEEVTAALAAACEALEKAGTRIKHIGGSSAQEIRVL, from the coding sequence ATGACAAAATCGACGCTGCAACAACAATTAGAAGACCTCTCCGCTGCCCGCTACCCGCTGCACATGCCCGGCCACAAGCGCCGCACTTTGCCCGCACCGGGGCTTGGCTGCGCTGCGTGGGATATGACCGAAATTGACGGTGCGGACGACCTGCACGATGCGGACGGCATTTTGGCCGCTGCCATGCAGCGCACCGCCGCCCTGTACGGCAGCCGCCGCTGCTGGTATCTGGTGGGGGGCAGCACGGTCGGCCTGCTGGCGGGCATCCGCGCGCTGGCACCCTTCGGCAGTGAGGTCATTGTGGCGCGCAACTGCCACAAGGCCGTCTATCACGCCCTTGAGCTGGGGCAGCTGACCGCCCATTACCTGACGCCGCCGGTCGATGCGGCGTTCGGCATCTACGGCAGCGTGCCGCCCGCCGCGGTGGCTGCCGCGCTCGATGCGCACCCGCAGGCGCGCTGCGTCATCCTGACCAGCCCGACTTACGAGGGCGTTGTAAGCGATATAGCGTCCATTGCAAGGCTCTGCCACGCGCACGGCGTGCCGCTGCTTGTCGATGAGGCGCACGGCGCGCACTATCTGCCGTTTGCCGCGCAGTACGGCTGGCAGGGCGGCGCGGTCGCGGCGGGGGCCGACCTTGTCGTGCAAAGCGCCCACAAAACGCTGCCCAGCCTGACCCAGACCGCCTTTTTGCAGCTGAACGGCAGCCTTGCGGACCCCGCCGAGGTCGAACGCCAGCTTGATGTATTTGAGACAAGCTCACCCAGCTACCCGCTGCTCGTCAGTCTGGACGGCTGCACCGGCTGGCTGGCGCAGCAGGGGGACACGGCCTTTGCCGCATGGCGCGCCCGGCTGGACCGATTTGACGCTGCAGCGAAAAAGCTGCAGAACACGCGCATCCTGTGCTGCGGCGCGGACGCGCCCCACCCGGACTTTTTTGCGCACGATGCCGGCAAGCTGCTGCTGCAGATCGGCGCGGCGGGCGCAGCGTATTTGCGGGAAAACGGCTTTGAGCCGGAGATGGTCTGCGGCCCCAATGTGCTGGCGATGACAAGCCCCTGCGATGCAGAGGACGCGCTGGACCGGCTGGCCGATGTGCTGGCCGCGTGGGACAAGACCGCTGCGCCGCCCGCCGCTGCGCCGCATATTCTGCCCGCGCCCGGCGCGGTGCGCTGCACGATCGGCGCGGCACTGCTGCGCCCGTCCCGCATTGTGCCGATGCAGAGCGCCGTGGGGCAGACCGCCGCCGAGTACCTCTGGGCCTACCCGCCCGGCGTGCCGCTGATCGCCCCCGGCGAGGAGGTGACGGCGGCACTGGCCGCCGCGTGTGAGGCGCTGGAAAAGGCGGGGACGAGGATCAAGCATATTGGGGGAAGCAGCGCGCAAGAAATCCGCGTTCTGTAG
- the scfA gene encoding six-cysteine ranthipeptide SCIFF: protein MKHIQTLETRDMAKSLLNGGCGECQTSCQSACKTSCGIANQPCEKTDK, encoded by the coding sequence ATGAAGCACATCCAGACTCTCGAGACCCGCGATATGGCGAAGAGCCTGCTGAACGGCGGTTGCGGCGAGTGCCAGACTTCCTGCCAGAGCGCCTGCAAGACCAGCTGCGGCATTGCCAACCAGCCTTGCGAGAAGACCGACAAGTAA
- the scfB gene encoding thioether cross-link-forming SCIFF peptide maturase — protein MIHQYKLSGYNIVLDVYSGSVHAVDDVAYDAIALIEQGSSREQAAAALAKKYAGRADVTANDINDVLDDIDELTAAGQLFAPDAYADHAFDFKNRSNVVKALCLHVAHTCNLNCSYCFAAQGKFHGEAGLMSFETGKRALDFLIENSGTRRNLEVDFFGGEPLMNFEVCKQLVAYARSIEGKYNKNFRFTMTTNGIGITDEVIDWCNKECHNVVLSLDGRKEVNDRFRVDLAGNGSYDRIVPKFQKLVKARGGKGYYMRGTFTHHNVDFTKDLFHMADDLGFSELSMEPVVAPPDSPEALTEEDLPKLFDQYELLANDMLRRQKAGKPITFYHYILDLKHGPCIYKRISGCGSGTEYMAVTPWGDLYPCHQFVGDPNYKLGNVWDGVTNTALRDEFKLCNVYARPDCKDCWARLYCAGGCAANALHATGDIHGTYEYGCKVFRKRMECALMMQVAQRLDPELAKNAVQFESDCDGCGATESSAACGGCSETEEAQRSQKTSL, from the coding sequence ATGATCCATCAATACAAATTAAGCGGTTACAACATTGTGCTGGATGTCTACAGCGGCAGCGTACATGCGGTGGATGACGTCGCCTATGACGCCATCGCCCTGATCGAGCAAGGCAGCAGCCGGGAGCAGGCTGCTGCAGCCCTCGCCAAAAAGTACGCGGGCCGCGCCGATGTCACGGCAAACGACATCAACGATGTGCTGGACGATATTGACGAGCTGACCGCCGCCGGCCAGCTGTTTGCGCCCGATGCCTACGCCGACCACGCCTTTGACTTTAAAAACCGTTCCAATGTGGTCAAGGCGCTCTGCCTGCATGTGGCCCACACCTGCAACCTGAACTGCAGCTACTGCTTTGCCGCGCAGGGCAAATTCCACGGCGAGGCCGGGCTGATGAGCTTTGAGACCGGCAAGCGCGCGCTGGACTTTTTGATCGAAAACTCCGGCACCCGCCGCAATCTGGAGGTCGATTTCTTCGGCGGTGAGCCGCTGATGAACTTCGAGGTCTGCAAGCAGCTGGTTGCCTATGCGCGCAGCATCGAGGGAAAGTATAACAAGAACTTCCGCTTTACGATGACGACCAACGGCATCGGCATCACCGATGAAGTCATTGACTGGTGCAACAAGGAATGCCATAATGTTGTGCTTTCGCTCGATGGCCGCAAGGAGGTCAACGACCGCTTCCGCGTGGATCTGGCCGGTAACGGCAGCTATGACCGCATCGTGCCCAAGTTCCAGAAGCTGGTCAAGGCGCGCGGCGGCAAGGGCTACTATATGCGCGGCACCTTTACGCATCACAATGTTGATTTTACCAAGGACCTGTTCCATATGGCGGACGACCTCGGCTTCAGCGAGCTGTCGATGGAGCCTGTTGTGGCGCCGCCCGACTCCCCCGAGGCGCTGACCGAGGAGGATCTGCCCAAGCTGTTTGACCAGTATGAGCTGCTGGCCAACGACATGCTGCGCCGCCAGAAGGCTGGCAAGCCGATCACCTTCTACCATTACATTCTGGATCTGAAGCACGGCCCCTGCATCTACAAGCGCATCTCGGGCTGTGGCTCCGGCACCGAGTATATGGCCGTGACCCCGTGGGGCGATCTCTACCCCTGCCACCAGTTTGTGGGCGACCCGAACTACAAGCTGGGCAATGTCTGGGACGGCGTGACCAACACCGCCCTGCGCGATGAGTTCAAGCTCTGCAATGTCTACGCCCGCCCCGACTGCAAGGATTGCTGGGCGCGGCTCTACTGCGCGGGCGGCTGCGCGGCCAACGCGCTGCACGCCACCGGCGACATCCACGGCACCTATGAGTACGGCTGCAAGGTGTTCCGCAAGCGGATGGAGTGCGCCCTGATGATGCAGGTCGCACAGCGCCTTGACCCCGAGCTGGCGAAGAACGCCGTGCAGTTCGAGAGTGACTGCGACGGCTGCGGGGCGACGGAGTCGAGCGCCGCCTGCGGCGGATGCAGCGAGACGGAGGAAGCGCAACGGTCGCAGAAAACGAGCCTGTAA
- a CDS encoding aminopeptidase P family protein, giving the protein MTTNEKIAALRAAAKAAGADGVLIMTSDPHCSEYLPGYYNALPWFSGFIGENSTLVVTQDRSALWCDGRFYVQADRQLAGSEIECMHAGSAGVPTVAEYLESHFAQGETLLLDGSCVPATIAKEYRDALAKKGAALKSLDVASPIWDATGERPALPDTPCNLLTPAQTGAAAADRIALVRAALQKAGATALAVTGLDCVGWLLNLRARDLPCTPLAVAYALVTMDACTLFIAPGRLSDADTATLAESGVTLRGYNELIDAVHALPAEEVFLVDEKATNFALYEALTAHKTVAGADPIFALKGIKNETELKNLRECHIRDGVAVVRFQMDLEKALAEGKTLTEIGIDTMLQKRRAEQPGYFEDSFSTIAAYGANAAMMHYHAEGEVNSVIEPHGFLLVDNGGQYDCGTTDITRTYPVGPLTDNERRYYTWVLQSHIDMARAVFLDYCTGFALDTFARGPVWAHKVNYRCGTGHGVGFISGVHEGPQSLRPNNPVIFKPGMTITDEPGIYETDEVGIRIENELECVDMGENQYGHWLGFAPLTLVPISTEPLLVDELSRDQLNWLNDYHAHVYEMLSPRLNEDEKAWLQAKCAAIGR; this is encoded by the coding sequence TTGACTACCAATGAAAAAATCGCCGCGCTGCGCGCTGCCGCGAAGGCAGCCGGGGCCGATGGCGTGCTGATTATGACCAGCGACCCCCACTGCAGTGAGTATCTGCCCGGCTATTACAACGCTCTTCCGTGGTTTTCCGGCTTTATCGGGGAGAACTCGACCCTCGTTGTGACCCAAGACCGCAGCGCCCTGTGGTGTGACGGCCGCTTCTATGTGCAGGCCGACCGCCAGCTGGCCGGCAGCGAGATCGAGTGCATGCACGCAGGCTCTGCGGGCGTGCCGACCGTGGCCGAGTATCTGGAGAGCCACTTTGCACAGGGCGAGACGCTGCTGCTGGACGGCAGCTGTGTGCCCGCCACGATCGCCAAGGAATACCGCGATGCACTGGCCAAAAAGGGTGCCGCGCTCAAGAGCCTTGATGTCGCCTCCCCCATCTGGGACGCCACGGGTGAGCGCCCTGCCCTGCCCGACACCCCCTGCAACCTTCTGACCCCCGCCCAGACCGGCGCGGCCGCCGCCGACCGCATTGCTCTGGTGCGCGCCGCGCTGCAGAAGGCCGGTGCCACCGCGCTGGCCGTGACCGGTCTGGACTGCGTGGGCTGGCTGCTGAACCTGCGCGCCCGCGACCTGCCCTGCACCCCGCTGGCCGTTGCCTACGCCCTCGTCACGATGGACGCCTGCACGCTGTTTATTGCGCCGGGCCGCCTGTCTGACGCCGATACCGCCACGCTGGCCGAGAGCGGCGTGACGCTGCGCGGCTACAATGAACTGATCGACGCCGTCCACGCCCTGCCCGCTGAGGAAGTGTTCCTTGTTGACGAAAAGGCAACCAATTTTGCCCTGTACGAGGCCCTGACCGCCCACAAGACGGTGGCCGGCGCTGACCCGATCTTCGCCCTGAAGGGCATCAAGAACGAGACCGAGCTGAAGAACCTCCGCGAGTGCCACATCCGTGACGGCGTGGCTGTGGTGCGGTTCCAGATGGATTTGGAAAAGGCACTGGCCGAGGGCAAGACCCTGACCGAGATCGGCATCGACACGATGCTGCAGAAGCGCCGCGCCGAGCAGCCCGGCTACTTTGAGGACAGCTTCTCGACCATTGCCGCCTACGGTGCCAACGCCGCCATGATGCACTACCACGCCGAGGGCGAGGTCAACAGCGTCATCGAGCCGCACGGCTTCCTGCTGGTGGACAACGGCGGCCAGTATGACTGCGGCACGACCGACATCACCCGCACCTACCCGGTCGGCCCGCTGACCGACAATGAGCGCCGCTATTACACATGGGTGCTGCAGAGCCACATCGACATGGCCCGCGCCGTCTTTCTGGACTACTGCACCGGCTTTGCGCTGGACACCTTTGCCCGCGGCCCGGTCTGGGCGCACAAGGTCAACTACCGCTGCGGCACCGGCCACGGCGTTGGCTTCATCTCCGGCGTACACGAAGGCCCCCAGAGCCTGCGCCCGAACAACCCCGTGATTTTTAAGCCCGGCATGACCATCACCGATGAGCCGGGCATCTATGAGACCGATGAGGTCGGCATCCGCATCGAGAACGAGCTGGAGTGCGTGGATATGGGCGAGAACCAGTACGGCCACTGGCTGGGCTTTGCCCCGCTGACGCTGGTGCCCATCTCGACCGAGCCGCTCCTTGTGGACGAGTTGAGCCGCGACCAGCTCAACTGGCTGAACGACTACCATGCCCATGTCTATGAGATGCTCAGCCCCCGCCTGAATGAGGACGAGAAGGCATGGCTGCAGGCCAAGTGCGCGGCGATTGGCAGATAA